The Marinobacter halotolerans genome includes a window with the following:
- the nuoE gene encoding NADH-quinone oxidoreductase subunit NuoE has translation MMATTAETTGIIGTDGFELHPEDEAAMLEEAHHYEQPQAASIEALKIVQRRHGWVPDGAIAAIARVLGIGPGEVEGVATFYSLIFRQPVGRHVVLVCDRSACFLTGFDELKQALVKQLGVDYGQTTEDGRFTLLPVCCLGACDGAPALMIDDDTYGPVSPDDLPGLLEGYP, from the coding sequence ATGATGGCAACGACCGCAGAGACCACCGGAATTATCGGCACCGACGGCTTCGAACTGCACCCGGAGGACGAGGCGGCCATGCTTGAGGAGGCGCATCACTATGAGCAGCCCCAGGCGGCCAGCATCGAAGCCCTGAAGATTGTGCAGCGCCGCCATGGCTGGGTGCCGGATGGCGCCATTGCCGCTATTGCCCGGGTGCTGGGAATCGGCCCGGGCGAGGTGGAAGGCGTGGCGACTTTCTACAGCCTGATTTTCCGCCAGCCGGTGGGGCGCCATGTCGTGCTGGTCTGTGACAGAAGCGCCTGTTTCCTGACCGGTTTTGACGAACTCAAACAGGCGCTGGTGAAACAGCTGGGCGTCGACTACGGCCAGACCACGGAAGACGGTCGCTTTACCTTGCTGCCAGTTTGCTGCCTGGGCGCCTGTGATGGTGCCCCGGCACTGATGATTGATGACGATACCTATGGCCCGGTGTCACCGGACGACCTGCCTGGCCTGCTGGAGGGCTATCCATGA
- the nuoF gene encoding NADH-quinone oxidoreductase subunit NuoF has protein sequence MSQSITSQRHSLAYRSRLLQPEAERHADTHPLTWRLRDDGEVVWLEEYLRKDGYQSVRNALKKGDPQAIIASMKEANVRGRGGAGFSAGLKWSLTLQGGDMPRGYMICNADEMEPGTFKDRLLMEQQPHLLIEGMILGAYANNSRYGYIFLRGEYVESARVLNKAIEEARQAGWLGGDIDGSGFDFDIAVHTGAGRYICGEETALINSLEGKRANPRAKPPFPGQSGAWGKPSVVNNVETLCNVPAVILKGSDWYQSLSGDRTDDGGSKLYGVSGPVEKPGLWELPMGTSGREIMDRAGGMRDGRKLKAWLPGGASTGFLLPEHLDLPLDFDTVGKEGSRLGTGLLTVVPEDRSMVAVMRNLEEFFARESCGWCTPCRDGLPWTVKLLWALEQGQGETGDIELLDKLAADCGPGLTFCAHAPGAAMPLQTALKHFRHEFEQGVSKPRGKAHPDPIPVGEV, from the coding sequence ATGAGCCAGTCCATTACCAGCCAGCGACACTCGCTGGCCTATCGCAGCCGGCTGTTACAGCCGGAGGCAGAACGCCATGCCGACACTCATCCGCTGACCTGGCGGCTGCGGGATGATGGCGAAGTGGTCTGGCTTGAGGAATACCTTCGCAAGGACGGCTACCAGTCCGTCCGCAATGCCCTGAAAAAAGGCGATCCCCAGGCCATCATCGCCTCTATGAAAGAGGCCAATGTGCGGGGGCGCGGGGGCGCCGGCTTCTCCGCCGGGCTCAAATGGAGCCTGACCCTGCAGGGCGGCGATATGCCCCGGGGTTACATGATCTGCAATGCCGATGAAATGGAGCCGGGCACCTTCAAGGACCGCTTGCTGATGGAGCAGCAGCCGCACCTGCTGATTGAGGGAATGATTCTGGGCGCTTACGCCAATAATTCCCGTTACGGCTATATCTTCCTGCGGGGCGAGTATGTGGAGTCGGCCCGGGTTTTGAACAAGGCGATTGAAGAGGCGCGGCAGGCCGGCTGGCTGGGCGGTGATATCGATGGCAGCGGTTTCGATTTTGATATTGCCGTGCATACCGGCGCTGGCCGCTATATCTGCGGCGAGGAAACCGCCCTGATCAACTCCCTGGAGGGCAAGCGCGCCAATCCCCGCGCCAAGCCGCCATTCCCGGGCCAGTCCGGTGCCTGGGGCAAGCCGTCGGTGGTGAACAATGTGGAAACCCTGTGCAACGTGCCGGCGGTCATTCTGAAGGGCTCTGACTGGTATCAGTCGCTCTCGGGTGACCGCACGGATGACGGTGGCAGCAAGCTTTACGGGGTGTCCGGCCCGGTGGAAAAACCGGGGCTCTGGGAGCTGCCCATGGGGACATCGGGCAGGGAGATTATGGATCGCGCCGGGGGCATGCGGGACGGGCGTAAACTCAAAGCCTGGCTCCCCGGCGGTGCAAGCACCGGCTTCCTGTTACCCGAACATCTGGATCTGCCGCTGGACTTCGATACCGTGGGCAAGGAAGGCAGCCGACTGGGCACCGGCCTGCTGACGGTGGTGCCCGAAGATCGAAGCATGGTGGCGGTGATGCGCAATCTGGAGGAGTTCTTTGCCCGGGAATCCTGCGGCTGGTGCACTCCCTGCCGGGACGGTCTGCCCTGGACGGTGAAACTGCTCTGGGCGCTGGAGCAGGGGCAGGGGGAAACCGGCGATATCGAACTGCTGGACAAACTGGCGGCGGATTGCGGCCCCGGGCTGACGTTCTGTGCTCACGCGCCGGGCGCCGCCATGCCGTTGCAGACCGCGCTGAAGCATTTCAGACACGAGTTTGAGCAGGGCGTCAGCAAACCCAGAGGCAAGGCCCACCCGGATCCGATCCCGGTGGGAGAAGTCTGA
- the nuoG gene encoding NADH-quinone oxidoreductase subunit NuoG: MATIHVDGQSYEVNGANNLLQACLSLGLDIPYFCWHPAMGSVGACRQCAVRQYKDKDDDKGMLVMSCMTPAADQTRIDIEDEEAKDFRASVVEWLMINHPHDCPVCEEGGHCHLQDMTVMTAHDRRRYRFRKRTRRNQYLGPFIAHEMNRCITCYRCTRFYNDYAGGTDLGAFGAKDNVYFGRYQEGTLESPFAGNLTEVCPTGVFTDQSHSERYTRKWDMQFSSGICHQCSLGCNISPGERYGEIRRIENRYHGEVNGYFLCDRGRFGYGYVNRSDRPTVPEYREARGEPVTLEVDTALNRIGDALRHARRVIGIGSPRASLESNHQLLELVGQDNFSTGIEAREQACLNLMNHLQRHVGLPTPAPREIEEHDAMLVLGEDPVQSAGRLGLNLRQAALARAEALGASIGIPQWNAEALKTLAQDRYHPLFIAWPAPTDLDEVAEARYAMDPERIARLGFAVAHRIDPASPNAEGLSVEDEQAADRIAEALMKAERPLVVSGGSLASEAVLEAAGNVARALSRRAKRGGLVLIRREANSTGLSLMGGQPLDWALDELAQGNADAVVVLENDLYQRLPSGRVDSALARADIRIVLDHQRTATTKHADFLLSAGSFAESDGTLVNLEGRAQRFFQVYDPLYLRPETRIHESWRWLHALSANRQGETAGDINLDAAVRACAEAHPALAGMSGAAPDSGFRIDGLRLAREPHRYSGRTSMRANQNVSEPRTPQDPDSAFAHSMEGYSGFHEARQQVPFAWAPGWNSPQAWNKFTDEVGGHLRGGDPGVRLIEPVPGQGRYSQPGDYVEAPEALRALILPRLFGGEETSSRAAPIQERTEQAFLTLSPQDARRLGVKTGDSLTIAEGLSLPVQEMESWPEGWMGIPAGVTPGVLPGDSLAPDRSAGGAS, from the coding sequence ATGGCAACGATTCACGTGGATGGACAAAGCTACGAGGTCAATGGGGCGAATAACCTGCTCCAGGCCTGCCTGTCCCTGGGTCTGGATATTCCCTATTTCTGCTGGCACCCGGCCATGGGCAGCGTGGGTGCCTGCCGTCAGTGCGCCGTGCGCCAGTATAAAGACAAGGACGATGACAAGGGCATGCTGGTGATGTCCTGCATGACGCCCGCTGCCGACCAGACCCGTATCGACATTGAGGATGAGGAAGCGAAGGACTTCCGCGCCAGCGTGGTGGAGTGGTTGATGATCAACCATCCCCACGACTGCCCGGTGTGTGAAGAGGGTGGCCATTGCCACCTGCAGGATATGACGGTGATGACCGCCCACGACCGGCGCCGCTACCGCTTCCGCAAGCGCACCCGCCGCAACCAGTACCTGGGGCCGTTTATTGCCCATGAAATGAACCGGTGCATTACCTGCTATCGCTGTACCCGCTTCTACAACGACTATGCCGGCGGCACCGATCTGGGCGCCTTTGGTGCCAAAGACAATGTCTACTTCGGCCGCTACCAGGAAGGCACGCTGGAAAGCCCGTTTGCCGGCAACCTGACCGAGGTATGTCCCACCGGTGTGTTCACCGACCAGAGCCATTCCGAACGCTATACCCGCAAATGGGACATGCAGTTCTCATCCGGTATCTGCCACCAGTGTTCACTGGGCTGCAACATCAGCCCCGGGGAGCGCTATGGCGAGATCCGGCGGATCGAAAACCGCTATCACGGCGAGGTGAACGGCTATTTTCTGTGTGATCGCGGCCGCTTTGGTTATGGTTATGTGAATCGGTCTGACCGGCCCACGGTGCCGGAATACCGGGAAGCCCGGGGCGAGCCGGTGACCCTGGAAGTGGACACCGCCCTGAACCGCATTGGTGACGCCCTGCGCCATGCCCGTCGGGTGATTGGCATCGGCTCGCCGCGGGCCAGCCTTGAGAGCAACCACCAGCTTTTGGAGCTGGTGGGGCAGGACAACTTCTCCACTGGTATTGAGGCCAGGGAGCAGGCCTGCCTCAACCTGATGAACCACCTGCAGCGGCATGTCGGACTGCCCACGCCCGCGCCCCGGGAAATTGAGGAGCACGACGCCATGCTGGTGCTGGGGGAGGACCCGGTACAGAGCGCCGGCCGCCTGGGCCTGAACCTGCGTCAGGCGGCCCTTGCCCGGGCAGAAGCGCTGGGAGCGTCCATCGGTATCCCTCAGTGGAATGCCGAGGCTCTCAAAACCCTGGCCCAGGACCGCTACCATCCTCTGTTTATTGCCTGGCCCGCCCCGACGGACCTGGACGAGGTGGCCGAGGCCCGCTATGCCATGGATCCCGAGCGAATTGCCCGTCTCGGCTTTGCCGTGGCCCACCGGATTGATCCCGCTTCCCCGAATGCGGAAGGCCTTTCCGTTGAGGACGAACAGGCGGCAGATCGAATCGCCGAAGCATTGATGAAAGCGGAGCGCCCGCTGGTGGTCAGTGGTGGTTCACTGGCCTCGGAGGCGGTGCTTGAAGCCGCCGGCAATGTTGCCAGGGCACTGTCCCGGCGAGCGAAGAGAGGCGGACTGGTATTGATCCGGCGTGAGGCCAACAGCACCGGGCTCTCCCTGATGGGTGGCCAGCCTCTGGACTGGGCTCTTGATGAGTTGGCCCAGGGCAACGCGGACGCGGTGGTGGTCCTGGAGAATGATCTTTACCAGCGCTTGCCCTCCGGTCGTGTGGACTCGGCCCTGGCGCGGGCGGATATACGCATCGTGCTGGACCATCAGCGCACCGCGACGACGAAGCATGCGGATTTTCTGTTATCCGCCGGCAGCTTTGCCGAATCCGACGGCACCCTGGTTAACCTTGAAGGTCGCGCCCAGCGGTTTTTCCAGGTGTACGATCCCCTTTACCTTCGCCCGGAAACCCGAATCCACGAAAGCTGGCGCTGGCTGCATGCACTGAGCGCCAACCGGCAGGGGGAAACCGCTGGCGATATCAATCTGGACGCGGCGGTCCGCGCCTGTGCGGAGGCGCATCCCGCTCTGGCGGGAATGAGCGGCGCCGCGCCGGATTCCGGCTTTCGGATCGACGGCCTGCGGCTGGCCCGGGAACCCCATCGCTACAGTGGCCGCACGTCCATGCGGGCGAATCAGAACGTCAGTGAGCCGAGAACACCCCAGGACCCGGATTCTGCGTTTGCCCATTCCATGGAGGGGTACAGCGGGTTCCACGAGGCTCGCCAGCAGGTGCCGTTTGCCTGGGCACCGGGCTGGAACTCGCCCCAGGCCTGGAACAAGTTTACTGACGAAGTGGGTGGCCACCTGCGCGGTGGTGACCCCGGGGTGCGGCTGATCGAGCCGGTGCCCGGCCAGGGCCGTTACAGCCAGCCGGGTGACTATGTCGAGGCGCCGGAAGCACTGCGAGCGTTGATTCTGCCAAGGCTTTTCGGCGGTGAGGAAACCTCCAGCCGGGCAGCGCCTATTCAGGAGCGGACAGAGCAGGCCTTCCTGACTCTGAGCCCTCAGGACGCCAGGCGTCTTGGGGTGAAAACCGGCGACTCACTGACGATTGCTGAAGGGCTGAGCCTGCCGGTACAGGAGATGGAAAGCTGGCCTGAAGGCTGGATGGGTATACCCGCCGGTGTTACGCCGGGCGTATTGCCAGGGGATAGCCTGGCTCCTGATCGGTCGGCGGGAGGTGCCTCATGA